One window of the Eucalyptus grandis isolate ANBG69807.140 chromosome 8, ASM1654582v1, whole genome shotgun sequence genome contains the following:
- the LOC104445408 gene encoding putative chloride channel-like protein CLC-g isoform X1: MSTEANGEAESQARPLLSSEVSPLAQSTSQVAVVGANLCPIESLDYEISENDFFKQDWRTNSTVQIFQYVFMKWLLCFLIGGIVSLVGFCNNLAVETVAGIKFVVISYMMLAQRSVMAFVVFSVSNLMLTLLAALITAFVSSAAAGSGIPEVKAYLNGVDAPGIFSLKTLFVKIIGSISAVSSSLLVGKAGPMVHIGACVASLLGQGGSKKYGLTWSWLRFFKNDRDRRDLVTCGSAAGIAAAFRAPIGGLLFALEEMVSWWRSALLWRAFFTTAIVAIILVGLIDFCDSGKCGPFGKGGLIMFDVSSTNVSYDLWDVPPVLLLGVLGGLFGSLYNFLLDRVVQVYNSITGKCSGYKILLACFISIFTSCLLFGLPWLSSCLPCPADAEVVCPTVGQAGNYKKFQCPPGHYNDLASLIFNTNDDAIKNLFSKGTDNEFQYSSILIFFGTCFFLSIISYGIVSPTGLYVPVIVTGASYGRLIAMLVGSHSTLNHGIFAVLGAASFLGGTMRATVSACVILLELTNNLLMLPLMMLVLLASKTVADAFNNNIYDLIMKAKGFPYLEAHAEPFMRQLTVSDVVKGPLQLFHGIEKVGNVVQVLRTTTHNGFPVIDESPLSESPVLYGLILRAHLIELLKKKAFLSSTEPTGIDVSEQFSVVDFAKKGSGNADKIEDIDVTKEENMFLDLHPFTNTSPYTVVETMSLAKALILLRQVGLRHLLVIPKIYERSPVVGILTRHDFMPEDILSSHPALTRSRWKGWRLTLPRWLNPH; this comes from the exons atgtctACGGAGGCCAATGGGGAAGCTGAATCCCAGGCTCGACCTTTACTTTCCTCTGAAGTATCACCCCTTGCACAGTCCACGTCCCAAGTAGCCGTTGTAGGTGCCAACCTCTGCCCCATTGAGAGTCTTGATTATGA GATCTCAGAGAATGATTTCTTCAAGCAAGACTGGAGGACTAATAGCACAGTCCAGATATTTCAGTATGTGTTCATGAAGTGGCTGCTGTGTTTCTTGATTGGTGGGATTGTTAGCCTTGTTGGGTTTTGCAACAATCTCGCAGTAGAAACTGTTGCAGGCATTAAGTTCGTGGTCATTTCATATATGATGTTGGCTCAGAG GTCTGTAAtggcttttgttgttttttctgTATCCAACCTTATGCTCACCTTGCTCGCGGCTCTCATCACAGCTTTTGTATCATCAGCAGCTGCCGGATCGGGCATACCAGAAGTAAAGGCTTATCTGAATGGCGTGGATGCGCCAGGAATTTTTTCACTGAAGACATTGTTTGTTAAG ATAATTGGAAGCATCTCTGCTGTGTCCTCATCTCTTCTTGTGGGAAAGGCTGGACCTATGGTGCATATTGGCGCGTGTGTTGCTTCACTGCTTGGTCAAGGCGGGTCGAAGAAATATGGCTTGACTTGGTCGTGGTTGCGGTTTTTCAAAAACGACAGGGACAGAAGAGATCTTGTCACATGTGGATCAGCTGCAGGAATTGCCGCTGCTTTTCGTGCCCCGATTGGTGGGTTGCTGTTTGCCCTTGAAGAGATGGTATCTTG GTGGAGAAGTGCCCTTCTGTGGAGGGCCTTCTTTACGACGGCTATAGTAGCGATAATACTAGTAGGGCTGATTGACTTCTGTGACAGTGGAAAATGTGGGCCATTTGGTAAAGGTGGGTTAATAATGTTCGATGTCAGTTCGACGAATGTCTCGTATGACCTATGGGATGTCCCCCCAGTTCTCCTCCTTGGTGTTCTAGGAGGCTTATTCGGCAGCTTGTATAATTTCTTGCTGGATAGGGTTGTCCAAGTCTACAATTCCATCACCGG GAAATGTAGTGGGTACAAGATTTTACTTGCTTGCTTCATTTCCATCTTCACATCCTGTCTCTTATTCGGATTACCGTGGCTTTCATCTTGTCTACCGTGTCCAGCCGATGCTGAGGTGGTCTGTCCTACTGTCGGACAGGCTGGGAACTATAAGAAGTTTCAATGTCCTCCTGGGCACTACAACGATCTTGCCAGCCTCATCTTTAACACAAATGACGATGCAATCAAAAATCTTTTTAGCAAAGGCACCGATAACGAATTCCAGTATTCGTCTATACTCATCTTTTTTGGCACCTGCTTTTTCCTCAGCATAATTAGCTACGGCATCGTGTCTCCCACTGGCCTCTATGTGCCAGTGATTGTGACGGGCGCATCTTATGGACGTCTTATTGCAATGCTAGTGGGTTCTCACTCGACTCTTAATCATGGTATTTTCGCCGTGCTTGGTGCTGCTTCCTTTCTTGGTGGAACAATGAGAGCAACGGTTTCAGCATGCGTAATCCTCCTGGAGTTGACGAATAACCTGTTAATGTTACCACTGATGATGCTGGTTCTTCTAGCTTCGAAAACGGTAGCAGATGCCTTTAATAACAACATCTACGACCTTATCATGAAGGCAAAAGGGTTCCCGTATCTTGAAGCTCATGCTGAACCGTTCATGAGACAACTAACTGTCAGCGATGTGGTGAAAGGCCCACTTCAGCTATTTCATGGCATTGAAAAGGTTGGAAATGTTGTCCAAGTGCTCAGAACCACAACACATAATGGGTTCCCGGTGATTGATGAGTCTCCCCTTTCAGAATCCCCCGTTCTGTACGGTCTGATACTGCGAGCGCATCTCATAGAACTACTAAAGAAGAAGGCCTTCCTCTCCTCTACAGAGCCAACAGGCATTGATGTCTCCGAGCAGTTCTCAGTAGTTGATTTTGCAAAGAAGGGATCGGGAAATGCTGACAAAATAGAGGACATAGATGTTACCAAAGAGGAGAACATGTTCTTGGATTTGCATCCATTCACTAACACTTCGCCTTATACAGTTGTGGAAACGATGTCATTAGCAAAAGCTCTCATACTTCTCCGTCAAGTTGGTTTGAGACACCTGCTAGTGATTCCAAAGATCTATGAG AGATCGCCTGTGGTGGGGATATTGACGAGACACGATTTCATGCCAGAAGACATATTAAGCTCGCACCCGGCATTGACAAGGAGCAGATGGAAAGGATGGAGATTGACGCTTCCTCGTTGGCTAAATCCACATTAG
- the LOC104445408 gene encoding putative chloride channel-like protein CLC-g isoform X2: MKWLLCFLIGGIVSLVGFCNNLAVETVAGIKFVVISYMMLAQRSVMAFVVFSVSNLMLTLLAALITAFVSSAAAGSGIPEVKAYLNGVDAPGIFSLKTLFVKIIGSISAVSSSLLVGKAGPMVHIGACVASLLGQGGSKKYGLTWSWLRFFKNDRDRRDLVTCGSAAGIAAAFRAPIGGLLFALEEMVSWWRSALLWRAFFTTAIVAIILVGLIDFCDSGKCGPFGKGGLIMFDVSSTNVSYDLWDVPPVLLLGVLGGLFGSLYNFLLDRVVQVYNSITGKCSGYKILLACFISIFTSCLLFGLPWLSSCLPCPADAEVVCPTVGQAGNYKKFQCPPGHYNDLASLIFNTNDDAIKNLFSKGTDNEFQYSSILIFFGTCFFLSIISYGIVSPTGLYVPVIVTGASYGRLIAMLVGSHSTLNHGIFAVLGAASFLGGTMRATVSACVILLELTNNLLMLPLMMLVLLASKTVADAFNNNIYDLIMKAKGFPYLEAHAEPFMRQLTVSDVVKGPLQLFHGIEKVGNVVQVLRTTTHNGFPVIDESPLSESPVLYGLILRAHLIELLKKKAFLSSTEPTGIDVSEQFSVVDFAKKGSGNADKIEDIDVTKEENMFLDLHPFTNTSPYTVVETMSLAKALILLRQVGLRHLLVIPKIYERSPVVGILTRHDFMPEDILSSHPALTRSRWKGWRLTLPRWLNPH; encoded by the exons ATGAAGTGGCTGCTGTGTTTCTTGATTGGTGGGATTGTTAGCCTTGTTGGGTTTTGCAACAATCTCGCAGTAGAAACTGTTGCAGGCATTAAGTTCGTGGTCATTTCATATATGATGTTGGCTCAGAG GTCTGTAAtggcttttgttgttttttctgTATCCAACCTTATGCTCACCTTGCTCGCGGCTCTCATCACAGCTTTTGTATCATCAGCAGCTGCCGGATCGGGCATACCAGAAGTAAAGGCTTATCTGAATGGCGTGGATGCGCCAGGAATTTTTTCACTGAAGACATTGTTTGTTAAG ATAATTGGAAGCATCTCTGCTGTGTCCTCATCTCTTCTTGTGGGAAAGGCTGGACCTATGGTGCATATTGGCGCGTGTGTTGCTTCACTGCTTGGTCAAGGCGGGTCGAAGAAATATGGCTTGACTTGGTCGTGGTTGCGGTTTTTCAAAAACGACAGGGACAGAAGAGATCTTGTCACATGTGGATCAGCTGCAGGAATTGCCGCTGCTTTTCGTGCCCCGATTGGTGGGTTGCTGTTTGCCCTTGAAGAGATGGTATCTTG GTGGAGAAGTGCCCTTCTGTGGAGGGCCTTCTTTACGACGGCTATAGTAGCGATAATACTAGTAGGGCTGATTGACTTCTGTGACAGTGGAAAATGTGGGCCATTTGGTAAAGGTGGGTTAATAATGTTCGATGTCAGTTCGACGAATGTCTCGTATGACCTATGGGATGTCCCCCCAGTTCTCCTCCTTGGTGTTCTAGGAGGCTTATTCGGCAGCTTGTATAATTTCTTGCTGGATAGGGTTGTCCAAGTCTACAATTCCATCACCGG GAAATGTAGTGGGTACAAGATTTTACTTGCTTGCTTCATTTCCATCTTCACATCCTGTCTCTTATTCGGATTACCGTGGCTTTCATCTTGTCTACCGTGTCCAGCCGATGCTGAGGTGGTCTGTCCTACTGTCGGACAGGCTGGGAACTATAAGAAGTTTCAATGTCCTCCTGGGCACTACAACGATCTTGCCAGCCTCATCTTTAACACAAATGACGATGCAATCAAAAATCTTTTTAGCAAAGGCACCGATAACGAATTCCAGTATTCGTCTATACTCATCTTTTTTGGCACCTGCTTTTTCCTCAGCATAATTAGCTACGGCATCGTGTCTCCCACTGGCCTCTATGTGCCAGTGATTGTGACGGGCGCATCTTATGGACGTCTTATTGCAATGCTAGTGGGTTCTCACTCGACTCTTAATCATGGTATTTTCGCCGTGCTTGGTGCTGCTTCCTTTCTTGGTGGAACAATGAGAGCAACGGTTTCAGCATGCGTAATCCTCCTGGAGTTGACGAATAACCTGTTAATGTTACCACTGATGATGCTGGTTCTTCTAGCTTCGAAAACGGTAGCAGATGCCTTTAATAACAACATCTACGACCTTATCATGAAGGCAAAAGGGTTCCCGTATCTTGAAGCTCATGCTGAACCGTTCATGAGACAACTAACTGTCAGCGATGTGGTGAAAGGCCCACTTCAGCTATTTCATGGCATTGAAAAGGTTGGAAATGTTGTCCAAGTGCTCAGAACCACAACACATAATGGGTTCCCGGTGATTGATGAGTCTCCCCTTTCAGAATCCCCCGTTCTGTACGGTCTGATACTGCGAGCGCATCTCATAGAACTACTAAAGAAGAAGGCCTTCCTCTCCTCTACAGAGCCAACAGGCATTGATGTCTCCGAGCAGTTCTCAGTAGTTGATTTTGCAAAGAAGGGATCGGGAAATGCTGACAAAATAGAGGACATAGATGTTACCAAAGAGGAGAACATGTTCTTGGATTTGCATCCATTCACTAACACTTCGCCTTATACAGTTGTGGAAACGATGTCATTAGCAAAAGCTCTCATACTTCTCCGTCAAGTTGGTTTGAGACACCTGCTAGTGATTCCAAAGATCTATGAG AGATCGCCTGTGGTGGGGATATTGACGAGACACGATTTCATGCCAGAAGACATATTAAGCTCGCACCCGGCATTGACAAGGAGCAGATGGAAAGGATGGAGATTGACGCTTCCTCGTTGGCTAAATCCACATTAG
- the LOC104445409 gene encoding calmodulin-binding receptor-like cytoplasmic kinase 3: MAIAATILLLLLQLLRISATDFHLKSKVCGADRLAYSSYSGSEFFYINEEIVDKNQFCNALKYHSEDGCDLKDYPGPNCSGINLSLVRRHFLEGRKFLQTEVSVDKVDGQSHEKEEKKSQNFLSTHKSVSLVIPGVLALSCVLVCPCIQRKRKEAAHTVLPKDLNSVNSTPLSEESSAPEKVSLPEKIPGSPLRVPPSPSRFSMSPKLSRLKSLHLSLSQILKATRNFSPSMQIGEGGFGTVYKAQLEGGQFVAIKRAKKEYFESLRTEFSSEVQLLSKIDHRSLVKLLGYIEKGNERLIITEYVPNGTLREHLDGQHGRILDFNQRLEVAIDVAHGLTYLHLYSEKQIIHRDVKSSNILLTESMRAKVADFGFARLGAGDTDKTHVSTKVKGTVGYLDPEYMRTYQLTPKSDVYSFGILLIEILTGRRPVDAKKPVDERVTLRWAFRKFNEGNVLDLMDPRMEERVDRDILMRIFSLAFQCAAPGRLDRPDMNVVGEELWGIRVDYLNSVRRG; the protein is encoded by the exons ATGGCAATAGCTGCAACAATACTCCTGCTGCTCCTACAGCTGCTGAGGATATCTGCCACTGATTTTCACTTGAAGTCGAAGGTTTGTGGTGCTGATCGACTGGCATATTCAAGTTATTCTGGTAGTGAATTCTTTTACATTAATGAAGAGATAGTAGACAAAAATCAGTTCTGCAATGCTCTCAAATATCACTCTGAGGATGGTTGCGACCTTAAGGATTACCCTGGACCTAATTGCTCTGGGATTAATCTTTCTCTAG TTCGAAGGCATTTTCTTGAAGGAAGAAAGTTTTTGCAGACGGAAGTTAGTGTGGACAAAGTTGATGGACAGAGCcatgagaaagaagagaagaaaagtcaaaacttTCTTTCAACCCATAAAAGCGTCAGCTTGGTAATACCTGGAGTTTTAGCTCTATCTTGCGTTTTAGTCTGTCCCTGCAtccagagaaaaagaaaagaagctgcTCACACTGTCCTTCCAAAGGATCTGAATTCAG TAAATTCTACTCCCCTATCGGAAGAGAGTTCTGCTCCTGAAAAGGTTTCTTTACCTGAAAAGATTCCAGGGAGTCCACTTCGGGTGCCGCCTAGTCCATCCAGATTTTCCATGTCCCCAAAACTTAGTAGACTTAAATCATTGCATCTCAGTTTAAGTCAAATCTTGAAAGCTACTCGCAATTTCTCTCCCTCGATGCAAATAGGAGAAgggggatttggaactgtgtaTAAGGCACAATTAGAAGGTGGGCAGTTTGTTGCCATAAAACGAGCAAAGAAG GAATACTTTGAGAGTTTGCGAACTGAATTTAGCAGTGAAGTTCAGCTTCTTTCAAAAATCGATCATCGGAGTCTGGTGAAGCTACTTGGTTATATCGAGAAAGGAAATGAGCGTCTTATTATTACAGAGTATGTGCCAAACGGTACTCTTAGAGAACATTTGGATG GTCAACATGGGAGAATCCTTGATTTTAATCAAAGGCTTGAAGTTGCAATTGATGTTGCTCATGGCCTGACTTATCTGCACTTATACTCAG AGAAGCAAATCATCCACCGGGATGTGAAGTCATCCAACATTCTTTTGACTGAAAGCATGAGGGCTAAGGTGGCGGATTTTGGATTCGCAAGGCTAGGTGCAGGCGACACCGATAAAACTCACGTCTCCACCAAAGTGAAAGGCACAGTGGGTTATCTTGACCCAGAGTACATGAGAACCTATCAGCTCACCCCCAAAAGTGATGTGTACTCTTTCGGGATCCTGCTCATAGAGATCCTAACTGGACGTCGACCTGTCGATGCAAAGAAGCCAGTTGATGAACGGGTGACACTTAGATGG GCTTTCAGGAAGTTCAACGAAGGAAATGTCCTGGACCTCATGGACCCGAGAATGGAGGAAAGAGTGGATAGAGATATTCTGATGAGGATTTTTAGTTTGGCTTTTCAGTGTGCTGCGCCTGGACGATTGGATCGGCCTGATATGAATGTCGTGGGTGAAGAGTTGTGGGGGATAAGGGTGGATTATCTCAACAGCGTGAGGAGAGGGTAG